The following are encoded together in the Patescibacteria group bacterium genome:
- a CDS encoding UvrD-helicase domain-containing protein, giving the protein MHELLASLNDKQRAAVEATDGPVLILAGAGSGKTKTLIHRMAYIIAKKKAAPQNILAVTFTNKAAKEMRTRLQKLLGSKIKYYPIMGTFHSVCVQILRREIESLGYKKTFVIYDTADTDSLIKKVMKDQGLDTKVIAPGLMKHMISQAKNDLISPADFSTQAGNVMERTAAGVYNTYQKALQDHNALDFDDLIGLTVRIFTDYPEVLKKYQEAFHYILVDEYQDTNQAQYKLVHLLAEKYHNICVVGDDAQSIYSWRGANLQNILDFETDYKNPTVILLEQNYRSTQHILEAANEIIKYNVKQKDKALWTDNERGHKITIKAVSDEKQEGEYIIQEIFNPTQTVTEQDEVHYIDEDAQPTPGILDKIMSSQTFSLQRTIQKQLHQIDLRKYVLLYRTNAQSRALEETFLRYNIPYHIIGGIKFYERREIKDLVAYLRSVVNPQDWVSVERIVNVPARSLGANSWKKIEAQCRSLGVTYLDITPDSLPELRTQQHEAFLKFQNLMKTINQKISTLTPSESLDLIVSLTHFKDQYNTKLPEDLSRLENIDELKSVTKRFDNKLGADGIIAMLEDITLVSDQDEVNDDSNAVNMMTVHAAKGLEFDTVFICGMEEGLFPHARSIFQPAEMEEERRLCYVALTRAKRRAYFIYAAQRTVYGATQITAPSRFLKDIPKELVQEE; this is encoded by the coding sequence ATGCATGAATTGTTAGCTTCATTAAATGATAAACAACGCGCGGCGGTGGAAGCCACGGATGGGCCGGTGTTAATTTTGGCAGGCGCTGGTTCCGGTAAAACTAAAACTTTGATTCACCGCATGGCCTATATTATTGCCAAGAAAAAAGCCGCCCCACAAAATATTTTAGCTGTTACCTTTACCAATAAAGCAGCTAAAGAAATGCGCACGCGTTTACAAAAACTCTTGGGTAGTAAGATTAAATATTATCCCATCATGGGAACGTTTCATTCGGTCTGTGTCCAAATTCTTAGACGTGAAATAGAGTCATTGGGTTACAAAAAGACTTTTGTGATCTATGACACAGCAGATACCGATTCTCTCATAAAAAAAGTGATGAAAGATCAAGGTCTAGATACTAAAGTGATTGCACCAGGTTTAATGAAACACATGATTTCTCAAGCTAAAAATGATTTAATCTCCCCAGCCGATTTTTCCACTCAAGCCGGTAATGTCATGGAACGCACGGCGGCCGGGGTTTATAACACTTACCAAAAGGCCTTACAAGATCATAATGCTTTAGACTTTGATGATCTAATTGGTTTAACTGTGCGGATTTTTACTGACTACCCTGAAGTATTAAAAAAATACCAAGAGGCTTTTCATTATATATTAGTGGATGAATATCAAGATACTAATCAGGCGCAGTATAAATTAGTCCACCTGCTAGCGGAAAAATATCATAACATCTGTGTGGTCGGGGATGATGCACAATCCATCTATAGTTGGAGAGGTGCTAATCTACAAAATATTTTGGATTTTGAAACCGATTATAAAAACCCCACTGTAATATTATTAGAGCAAAATTATCGATCCACCCAACATATTCTAGAAGCCGCCAATGAAATTATTAAATATAATGTCAAACAAAAAGACAAAGCCCTATGGACAGACAATGAGCGCGGCCACAAAATCACCATCAAAGCCGTGAGCGATGAAAAACAAGAAGGTGAATATATCATTCAAGAAATATTCAATCCCACCCAAACAGTCACCGAACAGGATGAGGTACATTATATTGATGAAGATGCCCAACCAACCCCGGGAATATTAGATAAAATCATGTCCAGCCAAACATTTTCTTTACAACGCACGATTCAAAAACAATTACATCAAATTGATTTACGTAAATATGTGTTACTGTATCGCACTAATGCTCAATCCCGTGCCTTAGAAGAAACTTTTTTACGCTATAATATACCGTATCACATTATTGGTGGTATTAAATTTTATGAACGGCGGGAAATTAAAGATTTGGTAGCATATTTAAGATCAGTGGTTAACCCCCAAGATTGGGTGAGTGTGGAACGAATTGTGAATGTACCAGCGCGCAGTTTGGGTGCGAATAGTTGGAAAAAAATTGAAGCCCAGTGCCGCAGTTTAGGTGTCACCTATTTAGACATTACACCTGATTCGTTACCTGAACTACGCACCCAACAACATGAGGCATTTTTGAAATTTCAAAATCTAATGAAAACCATCAACCAAAAAATTTCTACCCTAACGCCATCTGAATCATTAGATCTAATTGTGTCACTAACCCACTTCAAAGATCAATATAATACTAAATTACCGGAAGACTTGAGCCGACTAGAAAATATTGATGAATTAAAATCGGTGACCAAACGGTTTGATAATAAATTAGGAGCCGATGGTATTATAGCCATGTTGGAAGATATCACCTTAGTGTCAGATCAAGACGAGGTTAATGATGACTCTAATGCGGTTAATATGATGACAGTGCATGCAGCCAAAGGTTTAGAATTTGATACGGTGTTTATTTGTGGTATGGAAGAAGGTTTGTTTCCCCATGCCCGCAGTATTTTTCAACCCGCTGAAATGGAAGAAGAACGCCGCTTGTGTTATGTCGCTCTGACTCGTGCTAAGCGCCGTGCCTATTTTATTTATGCTGCCCAGCGCACGGTCTATGGGGCTACTCAAATTACTGCCCCATCGAGATTTTTAAAGGATATACCCAAAGAACTGGTGCAAGAGGAATGA
- a CDS encoding type II toxin-antitoxin system RelB/DinJ family antitoxin encodes MDTIQIRIDTKTKQSAQHVLDELGLDMTSAIRVYLKQIVLQTSLPLRLLTSNGLTPNEEQAILAASTEAKTGMNVTKPMSVKAALKYLDTL; translated from the coding sequence ATGGATACAATTCAAATTAGAATTGACACAAAAACCAAACAATCCGCTCAGCATGTGTTAGATGAGTTGGGATTAGATATGACCTCAGCTATTCGGGTTTATTTAAAACAAATCGTTTTGCAAACTAGTTTACCTTTACGTTTGTTAACGAGTAATGGTTTAACACCAAATGAAGAGCAGGCTATTCTTGCCGCTTCAACTGAAGCGAAGACAGGGATGAATGTGACGAAACCAATGTCGGTTAAGGCAGCTCTAAAATATTTGGATACCTTATAA
- the secG gene encoding preprotein translocase subunit SecG, translating to MNLALILSIAQVIVVVMLVAAVLLQQKGVGLGSSFGGGDSVFTTRRGPEKVIFNATIVLSSLFLGLGIAAFLLQ from the coding sequence ATGAATCTTGCTTTGATTCTCTCAATCGCACAAGTTATCGTCGTCGTTATGCTGGTGGCAGCCGTGCTTTTGCAGCAAAAAGGCGTTGGGCTGGGTTCTAGTTTTGGTGGTGGTGATAGTGTGTTTACGACCCGCCGTGGTCCTGAAAAAGTCATCTTTAATGCCACGATCGTTTTATCTAGTTTGTTCCTTGGGTTAGGCATTGCTGCCTTTCTTCTCCAATAG
- a CDS encoding ABC transporter substrate-binding protein has protein sequence MSENRQSRLVLGVPKRRLPTMAQLRYINNLLTFKQQITVLLCSVVFVAALIFMGVYRYLSTTHVIPEYGGSYVEALVGQPQYINPILAQTNDVDQDLSRLMFSGMFRQTKEQKLEPDLVTAYTISDDQLTYTFTIRQDAKWHDGEALTASDVMFTIQAIQDPNYQSPLESSLRGVQAEKVDDNTIKLTLKEPFAPFLSSLTFGILPEHIWFDAYKVSSQNITLSEYNIRPIGSGPFMFDSLVKDGSGVLKSYKLKPFKQYYGQKPYLSALSFSFYSDLDSAEQALQHKEVDGLGFITPEQKITLQNKVNNLNYYRLQLPQYTAIFFNQKKSDVLASDSVRQAMVWGVDRTTIIDQALSGEGEPIYTPILPGYLGYNTEVEKYGFDLEKGKQILEDNDWKIPEGEQYRKKGDQVLEFGIATVNQPEFLATLKVLQDNWAAMGMKVNVNVYEPADIQEQIIKPRAYEALLFGAIIGSDPDPYAFWHSTQMSHPGLALAVFYQKNIDDLLETARKTSDEEQRRLKYFNFQNILAEEIPAIFLYNPYYTYAMNNSVKGITSQYISLPSDRFVDILNWHIKTKRIKN, from the coding sequence ATGTCTGAAAATCGTCAATCACGATTAGTACTCGGTGTGCCTAAACGACGGCTGCCAACCATGGCGCAATTGCGCTATATCAACAACTTACTAACCTTCAAACAACAAATCACAGTGTTGCTTTGTTCAGTTGTATTTGTGGCCGCATTAATTTTTATGGGGGTATATCGTTATTTAAGTACGACTCATGTTATACCTGAGTATGGCGGTTCATACGTGGAAGCGTTAGTTGGACAGCCACAATATATCAATCCGATTTTGGCGCAAACGAATGATGTTGATCAAGATTTATCACGCTTGATGTTTTCCGGTATGTTTAGGCAAACTAAAGAGCAGAAACTCGAACCTGATTTAGTCACCGCTTACACTATTTCTGACGATCAACTAACTTACACTTTTACAATTCGGCAAGACGCTAAATGGCATGATGGTGAAGCGCTCACCGCCAGCGATGTTATGTTTACCATTCAAGCCATTCAGGATCCAAATTATCAGAGCCCATTAGAGTCAAGTTTAAGAGGTGTGCAAGCTGAGAAAGTTGATGACAACACTATCAAGCTAACCTTAAAAGAGCCATTTGCACCATTTTTATCTAGTTTAACTTTTGGTATTTTACCTGAACATATTTGGTTTGATGCTTACAAAGTATCTTCACAAAATATTACCCTATCTGAATACAACATCAGACCGATTGGTTCTGGACCATTTATGTTTGATTCGTTAGTCAAAGATGGTAGCGGTGTATTAAAATCATATAAGTTAAAACCGTTTAAACAGTACTATGGTCAAAAACCATATCTCTCCGCGCTGAGTTTTTCATTTTATAGTGATTTAGATTCAGCCGAGCAAGCCTTACAGCATAAAGAAGTTGATGGCCTCGGTTTTATAACTCCAGAACAAAAAATTACACTACAAAATAAAGTAAATAATCTTAATTATTACCGTTTACAATTACCCCAATACACAGCGATTTTCTTTAATCAAAAGAAATCTGATGTCTTAGCGTCTGACTCGGTGCGTCAAGCGATGGTGTGGGGAGTTGATCGTACCACTATTATTGATCAGGCTCTCAGTGGTGAAGGCGAGCCGATTTATACACCAATTTTACCGGGTTATTTAGGCTATAATACTGAAGTTGAAAAATATGGCTTTGATTTAGAAAAAGGTAAACAAATCTTAGAAGACAATGATTGGAAAATACCAGAAGGTGAGCAATACAGAAAAAAGGGCGATCAAGTATTAGAATTTGGTATTGCCACAGTTAATCAACCGGAATTTTTGGCGACACTTAAAGTGCTGCAAGATAATTGGGCAGCTATGGGCATGAAAGTAAACGTTAATGTCTATGAACCAGCCGATATCCAAGAACAGATTATCAAACCACGTGCTTACGAAGCGCTCTTGTTTGGTGCGATCATCGGGAGTGATCCTGATCCATATGCTTTTTGGCATTCCACGCAAATGTCTCATCCTGGTTTAGCTTTGGCCGTGTTTTATCAAAAAAATATCGACGATTTATTGGAAACCGCGCGTAAAACCAGTGATGAAGAACAACGGCGGTTAAAATATTTTAACTTTCAAAACATTTTAGCAGAAGAAATTCCGGCCATATTCTTATACAATCCTTATTATACCTACGCTATGAACAATAGTGTTAAAGGTATCACTTCACAATATATTTCACTACCCTCCGATCGGTTTGTGGATATCCTTAACTGGCATATCAAAACCAAACGGATTAAAAATTAA
- a CDS encoding ribonuclease J translates to MMQQQSHPHYFRRKPRTIQRTVSRANGGQRFVQSPSVAPVAVGVGKHKLRVAIVGGAEEVGRNMTMIEYGKDVILIDCGLQFPEEDQPGIDYIIPNVSYLKGREQDVKGIVITHGHYDHIGGIPHLSPVLHHPPIYGTKLTNGIIMKRQDDFPDKGKIDLREINPDQPIQLGIFKLEFFRVNHNIPDCVGIIVHTPEGTLVHTGDFKFDLQPIMDEITDFAKMAVLGQQGVLALLSDSTNAPSAGHQISETVIGYTLDEIFRKAKGRVIVGTFASLLNRLQQVIWISEKYGRKIVIEGFSMKSNIEIAKELGYLKVNPKTIITPQEAVRLPEDKLTIMCTGAQGESNAALMRIATREHRFFRIQKGDMVIFSSSVIPGNERTVQRLKDTLLKEGAKVIHYEMMDVHAGGHAKAEDLKLLYTLLDPKYIVPVEGNRCLLEANKTVALEMKWPDEHVFVTTNGQIMEFSGGEGRLTKEKIPSDYVMVDGLGVGDVQEVVLRDRQLMSEDGMCIIVVTIKTQTGEVIGAPEIITRGFINIKDAKHLIDETREKVKRICQQKHPEAAATNPQFIKNKLRDDIGQFLFQRTQRRPMILPVVVEV, encoded by the coding sequence ATGATGCAACAGCAGTCACATCCGCATTACTTTAGGCGGAAACCTCGCACTATTCAGCGCACAGTTAGTCGTGCTAATGGTGGGCAAAGATTTGTTCAATCACCCAGTGTCGCTCCGGTGGCAGTGGGCGTAGGCAAACATAAATTACGCGTCGCCATTGTCGGTGGCGCGGAAGAAGTTGGTCGTAATATGACCATGATTGAATATGGCAAAGATGTCATATTAATCGATTGTGGTTTACAGTTCCCGGAAGAAGATCAACCGGGCATTGATTACATTATTCCTAATGTGTCATACCTGAAAGGTCGTGAGCAAGATGTTAAAGGGATCGTTATTACCCATGGTCATTATGATCATATTGGCGGTATACCACATCTGTCACCCGTCCTGCATCATCCACCGATTTACGGTACTAAACTAACCAACGGTATTATCATGAAGCGGCAGGATGATTTTCCAGATAAAGGCAAAATTGATTTACGGGAAATTAATCCAGATCAACCCATTCAGCTAGGGATATTTAAATTAGAATTTTTCCGGGTCAATCATAATATTCCAGATTGTGTTGGTATTATTGTGCATACACCAGAAGGCACTTTAGTGCATACTGGTGATTTCAAGTTTGATTTACAACCCATCATGGATGAGATCACAGATTTTGCTAAAATGGCCGTGCTTGGTCAACAAGGTGTTTTAGCCTTGTTATCTGATTCAACCAATGCTCCATCGGCTGGCCATCAGATTTCCGAAACGGTGATTGGTTATACCTTGGATGAAATTTTCCGCAAAGCTAAAGGGCGCGTAATTGTTGGTACGTTTGCTTCACTGTTAAACCGGTTACAACAAGTCATTTGGATTTCGGAAAAGTATGGTCGTAAGATTGTCATTGAAGGTTTCAGCATGAAGAGTAACATTGAAATTGCCAAAGAGCTAGGCTACCTGAAAGTGAATCCAAAAACTATTATCACGCCACAGGAAGCCGTGCGATTGCCAGAAGATAAACTCACTATTATGTGTACCGGCGCCCAAGGGGAGAGTAACGCGGCACTGATGCGCATTGCCACCCGTGAGCACAGATTTTTCCGGATCCAAAAAGGTGACATGGTGATCTTTTCCTCATCGGTCATTCCTGGCAACGAACGCACCGTGCAACGTTTAAAGGATACCTTACTGAAGGAAGGTGCTAAGGTGATTCATTACGAAATGATGGATGTGCATGCCGGTGGTCACGCCAAAGCCGAAGATTTGAAATTACTCTATACCTTACTAGATCCAAAATACATTGTGCCAGTGGAAGGTAATCGTTGTTTGTTGGAAGCCAATAAAACAGTAGCCCTCGAAATGAAATGGCCAGACGAGCATGTTTTCGTGACAACGAACGGTCAGATTATGGAATTTTCTGGTGGTGAAGGTAGATTAACCAAAGAAAAAATCCCCAGTGATTATGTGATGGTAGATGGGTTAGGTGTCGGTGATGTGCAAGAAGTGGTGCTACGTGATCGCCAATTAATGAGTGAAGATGGCATGTGCATTATTGTTGTGACGATTAAAACTCAAACCGGCGAAGTGATTGGCGCACCAGAAATTATCACGCGTGGGTTTATCAACATTAAAGATGCCAAACATTTAATTGATGAAACCCGTGAAAAAGTAAAACGCATTTGCCAGCAAAAACATCCTGAAGCGGCGGCCACTAATCCGCAATTCATTAAAAACAAGTTACGTGATGATATCGGGCAATTCTTATTTCAACGCACCCAACGCCGTCCCATGATTTTACCGGTGGTGGTTGAGGTGTAA
- a CDS encoding serpin family protein, with the protein MKKKILVIMVLALVAIVCADVLIYFSKNNPFIKSPSATTNNNKALACATAVVDVNNGFAFNLYNQLKNDSGNVFFSPYSLSTAFAMVYEGARGNTAKEMQAVFQFPTDETDRRIAYQALNDRLTTTNTDYQFNVANALWVQQDYKLQADYLNTVHQYFGGEATNLDFANNPEASRNTINTWVADKTNDKIKDLFPNGTISEITKLVLTNAVYFKGEWLTQFNQTDTSEENFNISSTETVRVPMMQQTNTATKFRYVADVTTQVLELPYQGKQLSMLVLLPKTNDLSILESSLSVKQLDAWKASLNEQLVDVYLPKFTLDTKYTLNDTLKAMGMPTAFSTNADFSGMDGTKDLFIQSVIHQAFIDVNEAGTEAAAATGVTTSLSAAQTEIPVFRADHPFVFIILDNQSGNILFMGRMVDPLK; encoded by the coding sequence ATGAAAAAGAAAATTCTGGTCATTATGGTACTTGCCCTAGTTGCTATTGTTTGTGCTGATGTTTTAATTTATTTTAGTAAAAACAACCCATTTATTAAATCTCCCAGTGCCACAACCAATAATAATAAAGCCTTGGCTTGTGCTACGGCCGTGGTTGATGTAAATAATGGATTTGCCTTTAATCTTTATAATCAATTAAAAAATGATTCTGGTAATGTGTTCTTTTCCCCATATAGTTTGTCTACAGCGTTTGCCATGGTTTATGAAGGCGCTCGAGGTAACACTGCTAAAGAAATGCAAGCGGTCTTTCAATTTCCAACTGATGAAACTGATCGGCGCATTGCCTATCAAGCACTGAATGATCGACTGACCACTACTAACACTGATTATCAATTTAATGTCGCCAATGCTTTATGGGTACAACAAGATTATAAATTGCAGGCTGATTATTTAAATACAGTACACCAATACTTTGGCGGTGAAGCCACCAATTTGGATTTTGCCAATAATCCAGAAGCATCCAGGAATACTATTAACACCTGGGTGGCAGACAAAACCAATGATAAAATTAAAGATCTTTTTCCGAATGGTACAATTTCTGAAATAACCAAATTGGTATTAACCAATGCGGTATATTTTAAAGGTGAGTGGTTAACACAGTTTAACCAAACTGACACCAGCGAAGAGAATTTTAATATCTCCTCTACTGAAACTGTGCGCGTTCCCATGATGCAGCAAACCAACACCGCAACAAAATTTCGCTATGTGGCTGATGTTACCACTCAGGTGCTTGAACTCCCCTATCAAGGTAAACAATTATCGATGTTGGTTTTACTACCCAAAACCAATGATCTCTCAATATTAGAATCATCACTCTCTGTAAAACAACTTGATGCTTGGAAAGCTAGCCTGAATGAACAACTAGTTGATGTCTATCTACCAAAATTCACCCTGGATACAAAATATACTTTGAATGACACCTTAAAGGCCATGGGCATGCCAACGGCTTTTTCTACAAACGCTGATTTTTCTGGTATGGATGGAACTAAAGATTTATTTATCCAATCGGTCATTCATCAAGCGTTTATTGATGTAAATGAAGCCGGCACTGAAGCTGCCGCTGCGACTGGTGTAACTACGTCATTGTCAGCCGCACAAACTGAAATACCGGTGTTTCGCGCTGATCATCCGTTTGTTTTTATTATTCTTGACAACCAAAGCGGAAATATTTTATTCATGGGTAGAATGGTTGATCCATTGAAATAA